GAAATTCCACTCAAGGATAGAAAGTTAAGGATTGGAGTGCCTATAAAAGATGGTTTTAATGAATTCGTGAAGACAACAAATAATTCTTGCAATGGGACGAAATATGATGTCACTGGTTATTGCATAGATGTCTTTACTGCGGCAATCGAGATGCTACCGTATTGTGTACCCCATGAATTTATTCCTTATAAGAAAAACGAAAGCGGAAAAGCTGGAAGCTATTACGATGATCTTGTACACCAGGTGGAGGTTCAggtttgttcatttttttttcttttaaaacactTATTTCATGTGTTTAGATAATGTTGCATCATGTAAAGTCACTTAAAATACTTGCTAATTGCTATATATGTCTCTTGAACAGAAATTTGATGTTGTAGTTGGGGATGTTACTATTACAGCAACTCGATCACGACATGTAGATTTTACGCTACCGTATACAGAAGGTGGGAATCAATGATTGTTTTAGTGAAAAAGGATTTGAGTAAGGATACTTGGGTATTTCTCAAGCCATTGGAGTGGAAGCTCTGGGTAACAACTGGAGCTTTCTTTCTTTTAGTTGGTGTTGTGATTTGGATTCTTGAACACAGAGTAAACAGGGAGTTTAGAGGAGGGCCTCATTCTATGTATCAGTGGGGCACGATGCTTTCGTTCTCCTTCTCAATGCTTGTTTTCGCACATAGTAATGCCCTCAACTAGTATCCATTTACATACAGTTTATATAGAACTTCCTTTTATGTTGTTTAGCCCTAGAACACAACTTTATTACTCGTTTCTACTCCTTTTTCTGtggtaataaataaataacaTTGTTTATTTGTATTTCGTGCAGAGGAGAGGGTGTTAAGCAATTTGGGTAGATTCGTAATGGGCATCTGGCTTTTTGTTGTGTTAATTCTCACACAAAGTTACACAGCAAATTTGGCATCCATATTGACGATTCAACGATCGGATCGCACCTACAACGATGTCAACCAACTCATCAGACATGGGTACAATGTAGGTTACCAGGAAGGTTCATTTGTTTTTGGAATGTTGAAGCGCATGGGTTTTGATGAGTCTAATTTGAAAAGCTACAAATCCCCTAGAGAATTTGATGAATCATTCTCGAAAGGGAGAAGTGAAGGCGGCATTGTTGCTGCTTTCGAGGAGCTACCTTTTATTGAACTCATCCTTGCAGAATATTGCGATAAATACATGATGGTGGGAGATATATATCCATACGACGGATTAGGTTTTGTAAGTTTTTATTTCTCTTCTTTATTCATATTTTCGCCTTCTTAATTTTTCTTGTCCTTTCATGCAAATGAAACAAAATATCTGCAGCAGAATTTTATTTTCCTAAACTATACGCTCACTTGAGTAAACAATTTACAGGTTTTCCCGAAAGGTTCTCCCTTGTGTCCTGATATTTCAAGAACAATTTTAAGCACAAGAGAGGAAGGAAGAACGGAAGATTTTAAAAAACGTTGGTTTAAGGGCGAAAGAAAATCTTGTGATGACGACAAGGACCCCTATGGTTCATCAAATAGTCTTACTCTTGGTAGCTTTTGGATCTTGTTCATAATTACAGGAATCTGTTCAGCCTTGGCAATCATTGCATTTTTGACTGTATTCATTTAcgaaaacaaacaaatcttgaTAGATCCAAGTACTACTACTCGTAACAAAATCCTCAACTTGCTTAAAAGGTTCCGTGAACACAATGCAAATCGCTTGATCACATATTTTGAGCATCCTGCATGTAGTGAACAGAATAAAGTTGTTGACAATAGAGTTCATGCAACAGAAATCAACATAGATGCTGTAGATTCGCTTCCACGGGTTCATGCATCTCCGATGGCTGGAAATGTTAGCGCACTGAATGACAACTCTAATGCAGAAATGGGAGACTATACAACACTTGGTGCTGATTACAATATAGCAATTCTAACAATCATCACTGCATTACCATTTATGTGAAATCCTAACAATCTTCTAAAAGAAATTCAATCCATTTAAGACTTCACATTAACATTTCATTCCTCCTCCCTGTAATCCACAACAATAACAAATCTCCATCTTACAAACTAACACAAACACCTTCAGCATAATCAATACTTCTAGCTCTTCACTGCCTCCACTAACAGTTTCCTATAATTCAATCCCTTCTCCAGACTCACCCTGAACTCCAACACCACTCTTTTGATTCAAAAGACAATACAGCTTCAACACTACTAAGACTTCAGATACATAAACCCAATCTACATTAGCAACTCCTCAATTAGAAATACTCAGGCAAACGAATTCAAGTTCTTCTTTACCAGACTCAATTCATCAACTTGTCCT
This is a stretch of genomic DNA from Papaver somniferum cultivar HN1 chromosome 1, ASM357369v1, whole genome shotgun sequence. It encodes these proteins:
- the LOC113348047 gene encoding glutamate receptor 2.1-like, with translation MYQWGTMLSFSFSMLVFAHKERVLSNLGRFVMGIWLFVVLILTQSYTANLASILTIQRSDRTYNDVNQLIRHGYNVGYQEGSFVFGMLKRMGFDESNLKSYKSPREFDESFSKGRSEGGIVAAFEELPFIELILAEYCDKYMMVGDIYPYDGLGFVFPKGSPLCPDISRTILSTREEGRTEDFKKRWFKGERKSCDDDKDPYGSSNSLTLGSFWILFIITGICSALAIIAFLTVFIYENKQILIDPSTTTRNKILNLLKRFREHNANRLITYFEHPACSEQNKVVDNRVHATEINIDAVDSLPRVHASPMAGNVSALNDNSNAEMGDYTTLGADYNIAILTIITALPFM